Proteins from a single region of Kineosporiaceae bacterium:
- a CDS encoding TIGR03960 family B12-binding radical SAM protein yields MPVRSVFEDLEPLLPLVSKPIQYVGGELNSTVKDWDLVGEATVRWALMYPDAYEVGLPNQGVMILYEVINERDDALAERTYAVWPEMEALMRSHGVPQFTVDAHRPVGAFDVFGVSFSTELGYTNMLTALDLAGIPLSAADRGEDHPIVLSGGHAAFNPEPIAEFIDAAILGDGEQAVLMVTDLVGAWKREGRPGGRLGLLERLAATGSVYVPAFYDVDYTADGRIRRVAPNRPGVPWRVSKHTLMDLDSWPYPKQPLVPLAESVHERMSVEIFRGCTRGCRFCQAGMITRPVRERSTHGIRGMVEKGLAATGFEEVGLLSLSSADHSEIADLTKQLADTYDGTNTGLSLPSTRVDAFNIDLANELSRNGRRSGLTFAPEGGSERIRKVINKMVTEDDLVRTVTAAYSAGWRQVKLYFMCGLPTETDEDVLQIAELAKRVIETGRRVTGTRDIRCTVSIGGFVPKPHTPFQWAAQLDHETTDARLAKLRDAVRSDRNYARAIGFRYHDGKPGIVEGLLSRGDRRLSAVIRAVWADGGRFDGWSEHFSFDRWMSAAETALASEPVDVDWYTTRERDQSEVLPWDHLDSGLDKDWLWEDWQDAVGSADAVEVEDCRWTPCFDCGVCPQLGTEIQLARPH; encoded by the coding sequence ATGCCCGTGCGGAGCGTCTTCGAAGACCTGGAACCGTTGCTGCCCTTGGTCAGCAAGCCGATCCAGTACGTCGGCGGTGAGCTCAACAGCACGGTCAAGGACTGGGACCTCGTCGGCGAGGCCACCGTGCGCTGGGCACTCATGTACCCCGACGCGTACGAGGTCGGCCTGCCCAACCAGGGCGTCATGATCCTCTACGAGGTCATCAACGAGCGGGACGACGCGTTGGCCGAGCGCACGTATGCGGTTTGGCCCGAGATGGAAGCGCTGATGCGCAGCCACGGCGTCCCGCAGTTCACGGTCGATGCCCACCGGCCGGTGGGAGCGTTCGACGTCTTCGGGGTGTCCTTCTCGACCGAGCTCGGCTACACCAACATGCTCACGGCGCTCGACCTGGCCGGCATCCCGCTGAGCGCCGCCGACCGCGGCGAGGATCACCCGATCGTCCTCTCCGGGGGACACGCCGCCTTCAACCCCGAGCCGATCGCCGAGTTCATCGATGCCGCGATCCTGGGGGACGGCGAGCAGGCCGTGCTCATGGTGACCGACCTGGTCGGGGCCTGGAAGCGTGAGGGGCGCCCCGGTGGACGACTCGGCCTGCTGGAGCGCCTTGCCGCGACCGGCTCGGTCTACGTGCCCGCCTTCTACGACGTCGACTACACCGCCGACGGTCGCATTCGTCGGGTGGCTCCCAACCGCCCGGGCGTGCCGTGGCGGGTCAGCAAGCACACCCTGATGGACCTGGACTCCTGGCCCTACCCCAAGCAGCCGCTGGTTCCGCTCGCCGAGAGCGTGCACGAGCGGATGAGCGTCGAGATCTTTCGCGGGTGCACCCGCGGCTGCCGGTTCTGCCAAGCCGGAATGATCACCAGGCCGGTGCGGGAGCGGAGCACCCACGGTATTCGAGGCATGGTCGAGAAGGGCTTGGCGGCAACGGGTTTCGAAGAGGTCGGGCTGCTCAGCCTGTCCAGCGCCGACCATTCCGAGATCGCCGACCTGACCAAGCAGCTGGCCGACACCTACGACGGCACCAACACCGGGTTGTCCCTGCCCAGCACCCGCGTCGATGCGTTCAACATCGACCTGGCCAACGAGCTGTCCCGCAACGGACGGCGATCCGGGCTGACGTTCGCGCCCGAGGGCGGTAGCGAACGCATTCGCAAGGTGATCAACAAGATGGTCACCGAGGACGACCTGGTGCGTACCGTGACGGCCGCCTACTCGGCCGGCTGGCGTCAGGTGAAGCTCTACTTCATGTGCGGACTGCCCACCGAGACCGACGAGGACGTGCTGCAGATCGCCGAACTCGCCAAGCGGGTCATCGAGACCGGACGCCGCGTGACCGGCACCCGCGACATCCGGTGCACCGTCAGCATCGGCGGCTTCGTGCCCAAGCCGCACACCCCGTTCCAGTGGGCCGCTCAACTCGACCACGAGACCACCGACGCCCGCCTGGCCAAGCTGCGCGACGCCGTCCGGTCGGATCGCAACTACGCCCGCGCGATCGGATTCCGCTACCACGACGGCAAGCCGGGCATCGTCGAGGGACTGTTGTCGCGCGGTGACCGGCGGCTGTCCGCGGTCATCCGGGCGGTGTGGGCGGACGGTGGCCGCTTCGACGGCTGGAGCGAGCACTTCAGTTTCGATCGATGGATGAGCGCGGCCGAGACCGCGCTGGCGAGCGAACCGGTGGACGTCGACTGGTACACCACGCGCGAGCGTGACCAGAGCGAGGTGCTGCCCTGGGACCACCTGGACTCGGGGCTGGACAAGGACTGGCTGTGGGAGGACTGGCAGGACGCTGTCGGATCCGCTGACGCCGTCGAGGTCGAGGACTGCCGCTGGACCCCGTGCTTCGACTGCGGCGTCTGCCCGCAGCTGGGCACCGAGATCCAGCTCGCCCGCCCGCACTGA
- the ndk gene encoding nucleoside-diphosphate kinase, translated as MDRTLVLIKPDGVARGYVGEVLRRIEAKGYTIVAMDLRRADRALLDAHYAEHVGKPFFDDLVGFMSSGPVVAAVIEGQRVIEGWRSLAGTTDATKAAPGTIRGDLGRDWGNGSTENLVHGSDSPESAAREIALWFPGLAG; from the coding sequence GTGGACCGAACCCTCGTACTGATCAAGCCGGACGGCGTCGCGCGCGGGTACGTGGGGGAGGTGCTGCGCCGGATCGAGGCCAAGGGCTACACGATCGTGGCGATGGATCTGCGCCGAGCCGACCGAGCGCTGCTCGATGCCCACTATGCCGAGCACGTCGGAAAGCCGTTCTTCGACGACCTGGTGGGCTTCATGAGCTCCGGCCCCGTGGTGGCCGCGGTGATCGAGGGCCAACGGGTGATCGAGGGCTGGCGCTCGCTGGCGGGCACCACCGACGCCACCAAGGCGGCCCCGGGCACCATCCGCGGTGACCTGGGTCGTGACTGGGGCAACGGCTCGACCGAGAACCTGGTGCACGGGTCGGACTCGCCCGAGTCGGCGGCCCGCGAGATCGCGCTCTGGTTCCCCGGCCTGGCGGGCTGA
- a CDS encoding DUF4233 domain-containing protein: MRSPRRTLAASMLALESISVFLGGLAGKATTTISLGRSMLILGALALACLVAAGLLRSRAGYVLGSVLQVAVIATGYWIHAMYIVGVVFAVLWFAALRVGTRVERDRARIAQELDRRREAGQSST, from the coding sequence ATGAGATCTCCGCGCCGCACCCTCGCCGCCAGCATGCTCGCGCTGGAGTCGATCTCGGTGTTCCTGGGCGGCCTGGCGGGTAAGGCAACCACCACCATCAGCCTCGGCCGCTCGATGCTGATCCTGGGAGCCTTGGCGCTGGCCTGCCTCGTGGCGGCCGGCCTGCTGCGCTCGCGCGCGGGCTACGTTCTGGGCAGCGTGCTGCAGGTCGCGGTGATCGCCACCGGGTACTGGATCCACGCCATGTACATCGTGGGGGTGGTCTTCGCGGTGCTCTGGTTCGCCGCCCTGCGGGTGGGCACCCGCGTCGAGCGCGATCGCGCCCGGATCGCGCAGGAGCTGGACCGCCGACGCGAGGCAGGTCAGTCCTCGACCTGA
- a CDS encoding bifunctional folylpolyglutamate synthase/dihydrofolate synthase, producing the protein MTDTDPVERLEDVYRAILSRAPEHDLVPSLDRIRAVTELMGDPQTSLRAVHLTGTNGKTSTTRIVERLLREHGLRTGRFVSPHLSDVRERIAIDGEPLSPERFVEVYDEIAPYLDLVDARSAERGEPRMTFFEVLVAMAYAAFADAPAEVAVIEVGMGGSWDATNVIDAEVAVITPIAIDHQHFLGHEISQIATEKAGIIKPGAVAIIADQDSHEAAEILLRRAAEVGATVAREGLEFGVAGREVAIGGQLLTLQGLGGIYEDLFLPLHGIHQAQNAVCALAAVEAFLGAGPSSGRLDPDVVRAAFAGVDSPGRLEVVRRSPTIMVDAAHNPAGAQALADSIDDAFGFARLIGVVGVMADKDVIGILDALQPVLDEVVVTRSASPRAMAPDELAEIAREVFGEDRVHVADRLDSALDLAVARAEVDHEPGAGVLVTGSIPLAGEVRTLLRVDR; encoded by the coding sequence GTGACCGACACCGACCCGGTCGAGCGCCTCGAGGACGTCTACCGGGCGATCCTGTCCCGGGCACCCGAGCACGACCTGGTGCCGAGCCTCGACCGGATCAGAGCGGTCACCGAGCTGATGGGCGACCCGCAGACCTCGCTGCGCGCCGTCCATCTGACCGGCACCAACGGCAAGACCTCGACCACACGCATCGTCGAGCGACTGCTGCGCGAACACGGCTTGCGCACCGGTCGATTCGTCAGCCCGCACCTGTCCGACGTCCGCGAGCGGATCGCGATCGACGGCGAGCCGCTCTCGCCCGAGCGGTTCGTCGAGGTCTACGACGAGATCGCCCCGTATCTCGACCTGGTCGATGCCCGCTCGGCCGAGCGCGGCGAGCCACGGATGACCTTCTTCGAGGTGCTCGTCGCCATGGCGTACGCGGCCTTCGCCGACGCCCCGGCCGAGGTTGCCGTCATCGAGGTCGGCATGGGTGGTTCGTGGGATGCCACCAACGTGATCGATGCCGAGGTCGCCGTGATCACGCCGATCGCGATCGACCACCAGCACTTCCTCGGCCACGAGATCAGCCAGATCGCCACCGAGAAGGCCGGGATCATCAAGCCCGGTGCCGTGGCGATCATCGCCGACCAGGACAGTCACGAGGCGGCCGAGATCCTGCTGCGTCGTGCCGCCGAGGTCGGTGCCACGGTGGCCCGCGAGGGCCTCGAGTTCGGTGTGGCCGGGCGCGAGGTCGCCATCGGCGGACAGTTGCTGACCCTGCAGGGTCTCGGCGGCATCTACGAGGACCTGTTCCTGCCACTGCACGGCATTCACCAGGCGCAGAACGCGGTGTGTGCGCTGGCCGCCGTCGAGGCGTTCCTCGGCGCCGGGCCGAGCAGCGGACGGCTCGATCCGGACGTCGTCCGCGCCGCCTTCGCGGGGGTGGACTCGCCGGGCCGGCTCGAGGTCGTGCGCCGCAGCCCCACGATCATGGTGGACGCCGCGCACAACCCCGCCGGTGCCCAGGCGCTCGCCGACTCGATCGACGACGCGTTCGGGTTCGCCCGTCTGATCGGGGTGGTCGGGGTGATGGCCGACAAGGACGTGATCGGCATCCTGGACGCGCTGCAACCCGTGCTGGACGAGGTCGTCGTGACCCGTTCGGCGTCCCCGCGCGCCATGGCGCCGGACGAGCTGGCCGAGATCGCCCGGGAGGTCTTCGGCGAGGATCGCGTGCACGTCGCCGACCGGCTCGACTCGGCTCTCGACCTGGCCGTGGCCCGGGCCGAGGTCGACCACGAGCCGGGTGCCGGAGTGCTGGTCACGGGCTCGATCCCGCTGGCCGGAGAGGTGCGCACGCTGCTGCGGGTGGACCGATGA
- a CDS encoding isoleucine--tRNA ligase, with product MSQPYPEVPASPAFPQLEERVQRFWESDKTFQASVDARPADGVVDGETVTGGNEFVFYDGPPFANGLPHYGHLLTGYVKDVVPRYQTMRGRRVERRFGWDCHGLPAEVEAEKQLGIAHKAEIETMGIATFNDACRTSVLAYTKDWEDYVHRQARWVDFENDYKTLDLDYMESVMWAFKSLWDKGLVYEGFRVLAYCWRCETPLSNTETRMDDVYRDRQDPAVTVAFELTSGPAVGAKALIWTTTPWTLPSNLAMAVNSDVTYVVVGHEGTSYLLAEARLAAYARELGDDAASRITARFTGAELVGSTYIPPFAYFAGRRNAHQILTADYVTTEDGTGIVHIAPAFGEEDKLVTDAADIEPVVPVDAQGRFTSEVGDYAGMQVFEANPRIVADLKAAGTLLRHETYEHPYPHCWRCDNPLIYKAVSSWFVKVSSFKDRMVELNQQIHWVPEHIKEGSFGKWLANARDWSISRNRYWGSPIPVWVSDDPTYPRTDVYGSLEQLQADFGVEVTDLHRPFIDELTRPNPDDPRPEGQRSTMRRVPEVLDCWFESGSMPFAQVHYPFENKDWFEHHYPGDFIVEYIGQTRGWFYTMHVLATALFDRPAFSSCVSHGILLGDDSRKMSKSLRNYPDVREVFDRDGSDAMRWFLMSSPVLRGGNLVVTQRGIRDGVRQVMLPLWNVWYFFSLYANTFGENGYRANWASGEGATTSDDVLDRYLLAKTHALVTTMTEQLDAYDIAGACQSVRDHLDVLTNWYIRRSRERFWATGTEASAIASSRAAFDTLARSLEVLTRLAAPLLPLVTEDIWQQLTGGRSVHLTDWPSPDELPADDALVAAMDTAREVASATLGLRKAANLRVRLPLLQLTVVTAEPAALQGFSAVIADEVNVRDVRLVDLADAGGHAVGVTERLTVNARAAGPRLGRAVQQVIQASKAGDWSRGEDGAVVCGGVPLVEGEFAVETVVSGAGEDQVAVAVLPGGGFVVLDTTVTPEAAREGLARDVIRIVQQARRDAGLAIGDRIVLRLTTPSDDVAAAVEAHRDLIAGETLADEVVLSAQAERDGQVSYETLSGEAVAAVSVERA from the coding sequence GTGTCCCAGCCCTATCCCGAGGTGCCCGCGAGCCCCGCCTTTCCTCAGCTCGAGGAACGGGTCCAGCGGTTCTGGGAGAGCGACAAGACCTTCCAGGCGAGCGTGGACGCCCGTCCGGCGGACGGCGTCGTCGACGGCGAGACCGTGACCGGTGGCAACGAGTTCGTCTTCTACGACGGTCCTCCCTTCGCCAACGGCCTGCCGCACTACGGCCACCTGCTGACCGGCTACGTCAAGGACGTCGTGCCGCGGTACCAGACCATGCGCGGGCGGCGGGTCGAGCGCCGCTTCGGTTGGGACTGCCACGGCCTGCCCGCCGAGGTCGAGGCCGAGAAGCAGCTCGGCATCGCCCACAAGGCCGAGATCGAGACGATGGGCATCGCCACCTTCAACGATGCCTGCCGTACCTCGGTGCTGGCCTACACCAAGGACTGGGAGGACTACGTCCACCGCCAGGCGCGCTGGGTCGACTTCGAGAACGACTACAAGACCCTCGACCTGGACTACATGGAATCGGTCATGTGGGCCTTCAAGTCTCTGTGGGACAAGGGCTTGGTCTACGAGGGCTTCCGGGTGCTGGCCTACTGCTGGCGTTGTGAGACCCCGCTGAGCAACACCGAGACCCGCATGGACGACGTCTACCGCGATCGGCAGGACCCTGCCGTCACCGTGGCCTTCGAGCTCACCAGCGGTCCGGCCGTCGGCGCCAAGGCGCTGATCTGGACGACGACCCCCTGGACGCTGCCGTCCAACCTCGCGATGGCGGTGAACTCGGACGTCACCTATGTCGTGGTCGGACACGAGGGCACCTCGTATCTGCTGGCCGAGGCGCGCCTGGCGGCGTACGCGCGCGAACTCGGGGACGACGCGGCGTCCCGCATCACAGCCCGGTTCACCGGCGCCGAGCTGGTCGGCTCGACCTACATCCCGCCGTTCGCCTACTTCGCCGGACGGCGCAACGCACACCAGATCCTGACCGCCGACTACGTCACCACCGAGGACGGCACCGGGATCGTGCACATCGCGCCGGCCTTCGGTGAGGAGGACAAGCTCGTCACCGACGCCGCCGACATCGAGCCCGTCGTCCCCGTCGATGCCCAGGGGCGGTTCACCAGCGAGGTCGGCGACTACGCCGGAATGCAGGTGTTCGAGGCCAACCCGCGCATCGTCGCCGACCTGAAGGCTGCCGGAACCCTGCTGCGGCACGAGACCTACGAACACCCCTACCCGCACTGCTGGCGCTGCGACAACCCGCTGATCTACAAGGCGGTGTCGAGCTGGTTCGTCAAGGTCAGCTCGTTCAAGGACCGCATGGTCGAGCTGAACCAGCAGATCCACTGGGTGCCCGAGCACATCAAGGAGGGCTCGTTCGGCAAGTGGTTGGCGAATGCCCGCGACTGGTCGATCAGCCGTAACCGGTACTGGGGCAGTCCGATCCCGGTGTGGGTGAGCGATGACCCGACCTACCCACGCACCGATGTCTACGGCTCGCTGGAGCAGTTGCAGGCCGATTTCGGCGTCGAGGTCACCGACCTGCACCGGCCCTTCATCGACGAGCTGACCCGGCCGAACCCGGATGACCCGCGCCCCGAAGGGCAACGGTCGACCATGCGCCGGGTGCCCGAGGTGCTGGACTGCTGGTTCGAGTCCGGCTCGATGCCGTTCGCGCAGGTGCACTACCCGTTCGAGAACAAGGACTGGTTCGAGCACCACTACCCGGGCGACTTCATCGTCGAGTACATCGGCCAGACCCGCGGCTGGTTCTACACCATGCACGTGCTGGCCACCGCCCTGTTCGACCGGCCGGCGTTCTCGAGCTGCGTCAGCCACGGCATCCTGCTCGGTGACGACAGCCGCAAGATGAGCAAGAGCCTGCGCAACTACCCCGACGTCCGCGAGGTCTTCGACCGCGACGGCTCGGACGCCATGCGCTGGTTCCTGATGAGCTCGCCGGTGCTGCGTGGCGGCAACCTGGTCGTCACCCAGCGCGGCATCCGCGACGGTGTGCGCCAGGTGATGCTGCCGCTGTGGAACGTCTGGTACTTCTTCTCGCTGTACGCGAACACGTTCGGCGAGAACGGGTATCGGGCCAACTGGGCCTCCGGTGAAGGCGCCACCACCTCGGACGACGTGCTCGACCGGTACCTGCTCGCCAAGACCCACGCCCTGGTCACCACCATGACCGAGCAGCTGGACGCCTACGACATCGCCGGTGCCTGCCAGAGCGTGCGTGACCACCTCGACGTGCTGACCAACTGGTACATCCGCCGGTCCCGGGAGCGGTTCTGGGCCACGGGAACCGAGGCGTCGGCCATCGCCTCGAGCCGGGCTGCGTTCGACACCCTGGCCCGCTCGCTCGAGGTGCTCACCCGGCTCGCCGCGCCGCTGCTGCCGCTGGTCACCGAGGACATCTGGCAGCAGCTCACCGGCGGGCGCAGCGTGCACCTGACCGACTGGCCGAGCCCCGACGAACTGCCCGCGGACGACGCCCTGGTGGCCGCCATGGACACCGCCCGCGAGGTCGCCTCGGCCACCTTGGGCCTGCGCAAGGCGGCGAACCTGCGGGTTCGGCTGCCGCTGCTCCAGCTCACCGTGGTCACTGCCGAACCAGCTGCGCTGCAGGGGTTCTCGGCGGTGATCGCCGACGAGGTGAACGTGCGCGACGTCCGGTTGGTCGATCTGGCCGATGCCGGGGGTCATGCCGTCGGGGTCACCGAACGGCTCACCGTCAACGCCCGCGCCGCCGGCCCGCGGCTGGGGCGCGCCGTCCAGCAGGTGATCCAGGCCAGCAAGGCTGGGGACTGGAGTCGAGGCGAGGACGGCGCCGTGGTCTGCGGTGGGGTGCCGCTGGTCGAGGGCGAGTTCGCGGTCGAGACCGTGGTCTCCGGTGCCGGTGAGGATCAGGTGGCCGTGGCGGTGCTGCCCGGCGGCGGGTTCGTCGTGCTGGACACCACCGTCACGCCCGAGGCCGCCCGCGAGGGGCTGGCACGCGACGTGATCCGGATCGTGCAACAGGCTCGGCGGGACGCGGGTCTGGCGATCGGCGACCGGATCGTGCTGCGGCTGACCACGCCATCCGATGACGTGGCTGCCGCGGTCGAGGCGCATCGCGACCTGATCGCCGGCGAGACGCTGGCCGACGAGGTCGTGCTGTCCGCGCAGGCCGAACGTGATGGGCAGGTCTCGTACGAGACGCTGTCCGGCGAGGCCGTGGCGGCCGTGTCGGTGGAACGCGCGTGA
- a CDS encoding Hsp20/alpha crystallin family protein — MYQIERRPAVPLGPAWATWMGLWFSLAPVSLDRPATPHDENRMACQEFWQDGRYGWRTGLPGIDPDRDLRVTVENGVLTLTAQRWHGTRTFSARLPEGVDSDDIVAVYRDGVLEVSMPLEPDDAIVAWMDEIRPENATVPVQHPA, encoded by the coding sequence ATGTATCAGATCGAACGCCGGCCCGCCGTGCCGCTCGGGCCGGCCTGGGCCACCTGGATGGGTTTGTGGTTCTCGCTGGCGCCGGTCTCCCTCGACCGGCCGGCGACGCCCCACGACGAGAACCGGATGGCGTGCCAGGAGTTCTGGCAGGACGGCCGGTACGGGTGGCGTACCGGGCTGCCGGGCATCGACCCCGATCGCGACCTTCGCGTCACCGTCGAGAACGGGGTGTTGACGCTCACCGCGCAGCGCTGGCACGGAACACGCACCTTCTCCGCCCGCCTGCCAGAGGGTGTCGACTCCGACGACATCGTCGCCGTCTACCGTGACGGTGTGCTCGAGGTGTCGATGCCGCTGGAACCGGACGACGCGATCGTCGCCTGGATGGACGAGATCCGACCCGAGAACGCGACGGTGCCGGTCCAGCATCCCGCGTGA
- a CDS encoding glycine C-acetyltransferase yields MYGTMREQLQATLAEIEAAGLTKHERRLTSPQSARITTSSGAALNFCANNYLGLADHPDVEAAAAEALQQWGFGMASVRFICGTQELHARLEAALSAFLGTEDTILFSSCFDANGGVFETLFDERDAIISDELNHASLIDGIRLSKASRYRYRNADLADLEARLQAASGARRRCIVTDGVFSMDGYLAPLPGICDLAETYDALVLVDDSHAVGFVGPGGRGTPEHFGVTDRVDILTGTLGKALGGASGGYVSGPAEVIALLRQRARPYLFSNAVAPSVVAGSLQALELAASSNQGREALRRNSSLFRHLMTAEGFELLPGEHPITPVMFPGEDGARQAAQVADRMLELGVYVIAFSYPVVPTGRARIRVQLSAAHSEDDVRACVTAFVTARSAVLGR; encoded by the coding sequence ATGTACGGCACGATGCGAGAGCAGTTGCAGGCCACGCTGGCCGAGATCGAGGCGGCCGGGCTGACCAAGCACGAGCGCCGGTTGACCTCGCCGCAGTCGGCGCGGATCACGACCTCCTCGGGGGCGGCGCTGAACTTCTGTGCCAACAACTACCTGGGTCTCGCAGATCACCCGGACGTCGAGGCTGCCGCCGCAGAGGCGTTGCAGCAGTGGGGTTTCGGCATGGCCAGTGTGCGGTTCATCTGCGGCACCCAAGAGCTGCACGCCCGGCTCGAGGCGGCGTTGTCGGCCTTCCTGGGCACCGAGGACACCATCCTGTTCTCGTCGTGCTTCGACGCCAACGGTGGGGTGTTCGAGACGCTGTTCGATGAGCGCGACGCGATCATCTCCGACGAGCTCAACCACGCCTCGCTGATCGACGGCATCCGGCTGAGCAAGGCGTCGCGGTATCGGTACCGCAATGCCGATCTGGCCGATCTCGAGGCCCGGTTGCAGGCGGCGTCCGGGGCCCGGCGGCGGTGCATCGTCACCGACGGCGTGTTCTCGATGGACGGCTACCTCGCGCCGTTGCCGGGGATCTGCGACCTGGCCGAGACCTACGACGCGCTGGTGCTGGTGGACGACTCGCACGCGGTCGGGTTCGTCGGCCCGGGTGGGCGGGGTACGCCCGAACACTTCGGCGTGACGGATCGGGTCGACATCCTCACCGGCACCCTGGGCAAGGCGCTCGGCGGGGCGTCCGGCGGCTACGTGAGCGGCCCGGCCGAGGTCATCGCGCTGCTGCGGCAGCGGGCGCGACCGTACCTGTTCTCCAACGCGGTCGCGCCCAGCGTGGTGGCCGGCTCGCTCCAGGCACTCGAGCTCGCGGCGTCCTCGAATCAGGGGCGCGAGGCACTGCGCCGCAACAGCTCGCTGTTCCGGCACCTGATGACGGCCGAGGGTTTCGAGCTGCTGCCCGGGGAGCACCCGATCACCCCGGTGATGTTCCCCGGTGAGGACGGCGCGCGGCAGGCGGCTCAGGTGGCCGACCGGATGCTCGAGCTCGGCGTGTACGTCATCGCCTTCTCCTACCCCGTGGTGCCCACGGGGCGGGCGCGGATTCGGGTGCAGTTGTCCGCAGCACACAGCGAGGACGACGTCCGGGCCTGCGTGACAGCTTTCGTCACGGCCCGGAGCGCCGTCCTCGGTCGGTGA
- the tdh gene encoding L-threonine 3-dehydrogenase has translation MRALVKTAAGRGLQLLDVPEPTQRSGLGSGEVLVRVLRTGLCGTDLHLYDWDDWAASVVTPPMTIGHEFYGEVAAVADDVSAVRVGQRVSGEGHLVCGACRNCRAGRRHLCINTVGIGVNRDGAFADYLVMPAGNLWVQPDELDPDLGALFDPFGNATHTALSFPIAGEDVVITGAGPIGVMATAIVRHVGARFVVVTDVSDVRLELAKAAGADLVINAATTPLREAMGRLGMREGFDIGLEMSGAPAAVSDMLATMNHGGRVAMLGLPHGDYAIDWGRVITHMLTIKGIYGREMYDTWYAMSSMLQTSAALRTALGSVITHRFAPEEFDRAFEVVRSGKCGKVLIDWS, from the coding sequence ATGCGTGCCCTGGTGAAGACGGCCGCCGGCCGTGGTCTGCAACTGCTCGACGTCCCCGAGCCCACCCAGCGATCGGGCTTGGGGTCGGGCGAGGTGCTGGTGCGGGTGCTGCGCACCGGCCTGTGCGGCACCGACCTGCACCTGTACGACTGGGACGACTGGGCGGCCTCTGTCGTGACGCCGCCGATGACCATCGGCCACGAGTTCTACGGCGAGGTGGCGGCCGTCGCCGACGATGTGAGCGCCGTGCGGGTCGGACAGCGGGTCTCGGGTGAGGGGCACCTGGTGTGCGGAGCCTGTCGCAACTGCCGGGCCGGACGGCGCCACCTGTGCATCAACACGGTCGGCATCGGCGTGAACCGGGACGGGGCGTTCGCCGACTACCTGGTCATGCCGGCCGGAAACCTCTGGGTGCAACCCGATGAACTCGACCCCGACCTGGGGGCGCTGTTCGACCCGTTCGGCAACGCCACCCACACCGCGCTGTCGTTCCCGATCGCGGGGGAGGATGTGGTGATCACCGGGGCGGGGCCGATCGGGGTGATGGCCACCGCCATCGTGCGCCACGTGGGGGCGCGGTTCGTGGTGGTGACCGATGTGAGCGACGTGCGGCTCGAGCTGGCCAAGGCCGCCGGCGCCGACCTGGTGATCAACGCGGCGACCACGCCGTTGCGCGAGGCGATGGGCCGCCTCGGCATGCGGGAGGGCTTCGACATCGGGCTGGAGATGTCCGGGGCGCCGGCCGCGGTCTCGGACATGTTGGCGACGATGAACCACGGTGGCCGGGTGGCGATGCTGGGCCTGCCGCACGGCGACTATGCCATCGACTGGGGCCGGGTGATCACCCACATGCTCACCATCAAGGGCATCTACGGTCGCGAGATGTACGACACCTGGTACGCCATGAGTTCGATGCTGCAGACCTCCGCTGCGTTGCGGACGGCGCTGGGTTCGGTGATCACCCACCGGTTCGCCCCCGAGGAGTTCGACCGGGCGTTCGAGGTGGTGCGCTCGGGGAAGTGCGGCAAGGTGCTGATCGACTGGAGCTGA